The following are from one region of the Mus caroli chromosome 13, CAROLI_EIJ_v1.1, whole genome shotgun sequence genome:
- the Gdi2 gene encoding rab GDP dissociation inhibitor beta: MNEEYDVIVLGTGLTECILSGIMSVNGKKVLHMDQNPYYGGESASITPLEDLYKRFKLPGQPPASMGRGRDWNVDLIPKFLMANGQLVKMLLFTEVTRYMDFKVIEGSFVYKGGKIYKVPSTEAEALASSLMGLFEKRRFRKFLVYVANFDEKDPRTFEGVDPKKTSMRDVYKKFDLGQDVIDFTGHSLALYRTDDYLDQPCCETINRIKLYSESLARYGKSPYLYPLYGLGELPQGFARLSAIYGGTYMLNKPIEEIIVQNGKVVGVKSEGEIARCKQLICDPSYVKDRVEKVGQVIRVICILSHPIKNTNDANSCQIIIPQNQVNRKSDIYVCMISFAHNVAAQGKYIAIVSTTVETKEPEKEIRPALELLEPIEQKFVSISDLFVPKDLGTDSQIFISRAYDATTHFETTCDDIKDIYKRMTGSEFDFEEMKRKKNDIYGED; this comes from the exons ATGAATGAGGAATACGACGTGATCGTGCTGGGCACCGGCCTGACG GAGTGTATCCTGTCGGGGATAATGTCAGTGAATGGAAAGAAGGTTCTTCATATGGACCAGAATCCATACTATGGAGGAGAAAGTGCATCGATAACACCGCTGGAAGAT TTATACAAAAGGTTTAAATTACCAGGACAACCGCcagcatcaatgggaagaggaagagactggaATGTTGACTTAATTCCCAAGTTCCTTATGGCCAATG GTCAGTTGGTGAAGATGCTGCTTTTCACAGAGGTCACTCGCTACATGGACTTCAAAGTGATTGAGGGAAGCTTTGTCTACAAGGGAGGGAAAATCTACAAGGTTCCTTCCACTGAAGCAGAAGCCCTGGCATCTA gctTAATGGGACTGTTTGAGAAACGccgcttcaggaagttcctggtTTATGTTGCCAATTTTGATGAAAAAGATCCTAGAACTTTCGAGGGTGTTGATCCTAAGAAGACCTCCATGAGAGATGTGTATAAGAAGTTTGATTTGGGCCAAGATGTTATAGACTTTACTGGCCATTCTCTTGCACTGTACAGAACAGATGA CTACTTAGATCAGCCGTGTTGTGAAACCATTAATAGAATTAAACTTTACAGTGAGTCTTTGGCAAGATACGGTAAAAGCCCGTACCTGTATCCGCTTTATGGTCTTGGGGAATTGCCGCAAGGATTTGCAAG GTTAAGTGCTATATATGGAGGTACCTACATGTTGAATAAACCAATTGAAGAAATCATTGTGCAAAATGGAAAAGTGGTTGGTGTAAAATCTGAAGGAGAG ATTGCTCGCTGTAAACAGctcatctgtgatcccagctatGTAAAAGATCGGGTTGAAAAAGTGGGCCAGGTAATCAGAGTGATCTGTATCCTTAGCCACCCTATCAAGAACACCAACGATGCTAACTCCTGCCAGATCATCATTCCACAGAACCAAGTCAACCGCAAGTCAG ATATCTATGTTTGCATGATCTCCTTTGCACATAATGTGGCAGCACAGGGCAAGTATATTGCCATTGTAAGTACAACTGTGGAGACCaaggaaccagagaaagaaatcagaccGGCTTTGGAGCTCTTGGAACCAATTGAACAGAA ATTTGTCAGCATCAGTGACCTCTTTGTACCTAAAGATTTGGGAACAGATAGTCAG ATCTTCATTTCCCGCGCCTATGATGCTACCACGCACTTTGAGACAACCTGTGATGACATTAAAGATATCTACAAGAGGATGACAGGATCTGAGTTTGACTTTGAGGAAATGAAGCGCAAGAAGAATGACATTTATGGAGAAGACTAA